One stretch of Roseimicrobium sp. ORNL1 DNA includes these proteins:
- a CDS encoding AAA domain-containing protein, giving the protein MEQAGKPFLSWLRAVTEHGGMETDDVLSVVLPLIRQVQAVHDTVQVAGLSAGALSYDAHHNQLRFDPSLASDPKQATSKVEALQAPMSRALDVTGHGTLETNLDEASTVYTNDSVAVEDKPLTRPVYVPDYGCWEQRVGHHDVLTDVFLLGQVLASVACGLDFTDAEDVRLFANHRHNLFNLHPRLHPVVAAVIEEMTELNRHRRACDLASIIKRLETYREQPDDFDVRRIAGLEQATPSGRRKLIQARLRDRLFEISRRNRLIYYKPTQQSLNLTVASVPTLLDYRNVKPEQLCYAHSEIESMVSQGKVMPLGKYLRFEEQPYLQGVLDKIISEARRDRAEYGFAQLRLVLVFLRWHNLKESPNEVIESPLLLLPVELTKKKGVRDSYTLDPIDTGIAEVNPALRFHLKEVYNLDLPEEVDLQKTSLRQFHEQLRAQIQASEPGVILKCIEKPQVKLVQERARMRVDQFRRRQMLKTGKPVARKVSYSYKKEDYRPLGLQLFLEKVKPQPMPLRVAAGGTMGRESLPLDYLVDPQGETPSQGVMETSQETYSLQKGSGSSNPYSWEYDLCSLTLANFNYRKMSLVHDYEHLLEHDPACEAFDTIFSIAPREQDISPAVIPLKEQHFVVACDAAQAAAVAKARNGRSFIIQGPPGTGKSQTITNLIADNIARGKRVLFVCEKRAAIDVVFHRLRQQGLDELCCLIHDSQTDKKAFIQNLKQTYEGFLQQAQQDGDVTQARQETVKRLEQEMESIKRFGEVMISAKPGMGASAHQMLQRLVELRPEVSKADALLNPEELDASTDELLPDYGQWKEHGEVARRLRQALVDLGEDEVLAEHPLRHVSQTVLESERPLHTLRESLNAVEDLLDSLESSLSLAGDAESVKALPLGHFASSVDFAHEARPLAERGLMTALDGSGDGKTKAFASLQKDLQTKIEAHRDAAVKSEGWHDPLPPDDVQEAITQAKATENSVFRFLNPTWWRLRKVVQSRYDFSKHKVPPAFSRVLGTLAKTQEAEAAVAQVKQRAATEWNIDDLPAFVEQMTALKQRLDAAPPVLRGVLRKLCASDEGLELAKALAEAHGDTHELQKVLNTALNDASAPKFAELPDVIAALRESADLLPELASILRELGETPAAFANMVRRVPLPVDALEFAMARKGLRSCWRDDRHAARFDGPQLAERIGRFHRGHSALLDQNAASIRHGVKRAFLEQVQVSSLPAAQLTPEQKIFKKTFSSGRRDLEHEFGKTMRYRSIRDLATDTTGQVIRGLKPVWLMSPLSVSDTLPLDPGLFDVVIFDEASQVPLEEAIPSLYRAKQVIVVGDEMQLPPTSFFASSRGGDEEEITVEEEGEKIAISLDADSFLTQSAASLPSTLLAWHYRSRYEALISFSNASFYSGNLLTIPDRRPVAEGLGDIVVKSAADAEANAAKLLARSISFHRMERGLYENRRNLDEANYIANLVRTLLLQGTKLSLGIVAFSEAQQTAIEDALERLAGEDADFATRLEAEYNREEEDQFVGLFVKNLENVQGDERDIILLSICYGYDANHRMLMNFGPINQKGGEKRLNVIFSRAKHHMAVVSSIRHVDITNDWNDGASALKNFLNYAEHTSRGELRHARQVLEGANPLNRQSLRASSSQDVVATQLAEALRARGHQVDVQVGQSRFRCDLAVRDAIEGHYTLAIQIDTPEHYANTDVQERSFTRPGLLKAFGWSVLHVLTKDWFEDAPQVLARIERALGGEVEAVELEEEAPVEVASAELLQSAQTSIEPSSMPAESVAEGAAATSHEAHEPAQTATAASQGQNGSVSPVRRFELVSGASSKFWEVSVDGATLIVRFGRIGTNGQEQRKAFPDEATAQRQEAKLILEKTSKGYVEVK; this is encoded by the coding sequence TGGCTGCTGGGAGCAGCGCGTGGGACATCATGATGTCCTCACAGATGTGTTCCTGCTGGGCCAGGTGCTGGCCAGCGTCGCGTGCGGTCTGGATTTCACGGATGCGGAGGATGTGCGTCTCTTTGCGAATCACCGGCACAACCTCTTCAATCTTCATCCGCGACTGCATCCCGTCGTCGCTGCGGTGATTGAGGAAATGACGGAACTGAATCGTCATCGGCGTGCCTGTGACCTCGCTTCCATCATCAAGCGACTGGAGACCTATCGTGAACAGCCGGACGATTTCGATGTTCGTCGCATCGCGGGTCTGGAGCAGGCCACGCCGAGCGGACGCCGCAAGCTGATTCAGGCACGCCTGCGCGATCGGCTCTTCGAGATCTCGCGACGCAACCGGCTCATCTACTACAAGCCGACCCAGCAGTCGCTGAACCTCACCGTGGCGTCCGTGCCCACATTGCTGGATTACCGCAATGTGAAGCCGGAGCAGCTCTGCTATGCGCATTCAGAGATCGAGTCCATGGTGTCCCAGGGGAAGGTCATGCCGCTTGGCAAATACTTGCGCTTTGAGGAGCAACCCTATCTCCAGGGCGTGCTGGATAAGATTATCAGCGAGGCGCGGCGCGATCGCGCGGAGTATGGCTTCGCCCAGCTCCGGCTCGTGCTGGTGTTCCTGCGCTGGCACAATTTGAAGGAGTCGCCGAACGAGGTGATCGAGTCGCCGTTGCTGCTGCTTCCCGTGGAACTGACGAAGAAGAAGGGTGTGCGGGATAGCTATACGCTGGACCCCATCGACACGGGCATTGCGGAGGTGAATCCCGCGCTCCGCTTCCACTTGAAGGAGGTGTACAACCTTGATCTGCCAGAAGAGGTGGATTTGCAGAAGACCTCACTGCGGCAGTTTCATGAACAGCTTCGCGCCCAGATTCAGGCCAGCGAGCCAGGGGTGATCTTGAAGTGCATCGAGAAGCCGCAGGTCAAGCTCGTGCAGGAGCGGGCGCGCATGCGTGTGGATCAGTTCCGCAGGCGCCAGATGCTGAAGACGGGCAAGCCGGTGGCACGCAAGGTGTCCTACAGCTACAAGAAGGAGGACTACCGGCCTCTGGGGTTGCAGCTCTTCCTCGAGAAGGTGAAACCGCAACCCATGCCGCTGCGCGTGGCTGCAGGTGGGACGATGGGGAGGGAATCCCTGCCCCTGGACTACCTCGTGGATCCGCAGGGTGAGACACCCTCTCAGGGTGTGATGGAAACTTCCCAGGAAACCTATTCCCTCCAGAAGGGGAGCGGATCTTCCAATCCGTATTCGTGGGAATACGATCTGTGCTCACTGACGCTGGCGAACTTCAACTACCGCAAGATGTCGCTCGTGCACGACTACGAGCACCTGCTGGAGCATGATCCCGCATGTGAGGCGTTTGACACCATCTTCTCCATCGCTCCTCGCGAGCAGGATATCAGCCCAGCGGTCATTCCGCTGAAGGAGCAGCATTTTGTAGTAGCCTGCGATGCTGCCCAGGCGGCTGCCGTGGCCAAGGCACGCAACGGACGAAGTTTCATCATCCAAGGACCGCCGGGAACGGGGAAGTCCCAGACGATTACGAACCTGATTGCGGACAACATCGCTCGCGGGAAGCGCGTGCTCTTCGTCTGTGAAAAGCGCGCAGCCATCGACGTGGTCTTCCACCGGTTGCGGCAGCAGGGGTTGGATGAGCTGTGCTGCCTCATTCATGACTCCCAGACGGACAAGAAGGCCTTCATTCAAAATCTGAAACAGACTTATGAAGGTTTCCTCCAGCAGGCGCAGCAGGATGGTGATGTCACGCAAGCACGCCAGGAGACCGTGAAGCGCCTCGAGCAGGAGATGGAATCCATCAAGCGCTTCGGCGAAGTGATGATCTCCGCGAAGCCCGGCATGGGTGCGAGTGCACACCAGATGCTGCAACGTCTCGTGGAGCTGAGACCTGAGGTGTCGAAGGCAGACGCACTGCTCAATCCCGAGGAACTGGATGCTTCCACGGATGAGTTGCTGCCAGACTATGGCCAGTGGAAGGAACACGGTGAGGTGGCTCGTCGACTCCGGCAGGCACTGGTGGACCTGGGTGAGGATGAAGTCCTCGCGGAGCATCCTCTGCGCCATGTGAGCCAGACGGTGTTGGAGTCGGAGCGACCTCTTCATACTTTGAGGGAGTCGCTCAATGCTGTGGAGGACTTGTTGGATTCTCTTGAGTCGAGTCTCTCACTCGCAGGCGATGCGGAGAGTGTGAAGGCGCTGCCACTGGGGCACTTCGCAAGCAGTGTGGACTTCGCGCATGAAGCTCGTCCTCTGGCAGAACGTGGACTGATGACGGCACTGGATGGCAGTGGCGATGGCAAGACCAAGGCCTTTGCTTCCTTGCAGAAGGATTTGCAGACCAAGATCGAGGCACACCGCGACGCCGCAGTGAAGTCCGAAGGATGGCATGACCCGCTTCCGCCGGATGATGTGCAGGAGGCGATCACTCAAGCCAAGGCGACGGAGAACAGCGTCTTCCGCTTCCTCAATCCGACCTGGTGGCGGCTGCGCAAAGTGGTGCAGTCCCGCTATGACTTCTCCAAGCACAAGGTGCCCCCTGCCTTCTCACGGGTGCTGGGGACACTGGCAAAAACCCAGGAGGCAGAGGCTGCGGTGGCCCAGGTGAAGCAACGGGCTGCGACCGAGTGGAACATCGATGATTTGCCGGCCTTCGTGGAGCAGATGACAGCGCTGAAGCAGCGGCTGGATGCAGCACCACCGGTGCTGCGCGGTGTTTTGCGCAAGCTCTGCGCCAGTGATGAGGGCCTGGAACTGGCCAAGGCGCTGGCGGAAGCGCATGGAGATACACACGAACTGCAGAAGGTGCTCAACACCGCGCTGAATGACGCGAGCGCGCCGAAGTTTGCTGAGTTGCCCGATGTCATCGCCGCACTGAGGGAGAGCGCGGATCTTCTACCGGAGCTTGCCAGCATCTTGCGCGAGTTGGGAGAAACACCCGCTGCCTTCGCCAACATGGTGCGTCGCGTGCCGCTCCCGGTGGATGCGTTGGAATTTGCCATGGCGCGCAAGGGGCTGCGCTCGTGCTGGCGAGATGATCGCCATGCGGCACGGTTTGATGGACCACAGCTCGCGGAGCGTATTGGAAGATTCCACAGGGGACACAGCGCATTGCTGGATCAGAATGCCGCTTCCATCCGTCATGGAGTGAAGCGTGCCTTCCTGGAGCAGGTACAGGTGTCCTCGCTTCCCGCAGCGCAGCTCACCCCGGAACAGAAGATTTTCAAGAAGACGTTCAGCTCCGGACGTCGCGACCTCGAGCATGAGTTCGGCAAGACCATGCGGTATCGCTCCATCCGCGATCTGGCCACCGATACGACAGGCCAGGTGATTCGCGGCTTGAAACCCGTGTGGTTGATGAGCCCGCTGAGTGTCTCCGATACGCTGCCGCTGGATCCCGGATTGTTTGATGTGGTCATCTTCGACGAAGCCAGTCAGGTGCCACTTGAGGAAGCCATCCCTTCGCTCTACCGCGCAAAGCAGGTGATCGTGGTGGGCGATGAAATGCAGCTTCCACCCACGAGTTTCTTTGCCAGCAGCCGCGGTGGTGACGAAGAGGAAATCACTGTGGAGGAGGAAGGTGAGAAGATTGCCATCTCCCTGGATGCGGACAGCTTCCTCACGCAGTCGGCGGCGAGCCTGCCGTCTACATTGTTGGCGTGGCATTATCGCAGTCGGTATGAAGCGCTCATCTCGTTCTCGAATGCGTCCTTCTACAGTGGTAATTTGCTGACCATTCCGGATCGGCGTCCGGTGGCGGAAGGACTGGGGGACATTGTGGTGAAATCGGCGGCGGATGCGGAGGCAAATGCCGCCAAGCTGCTGGCGCGCAGCATCAGCTTCCATCGCATGGAGCGCGGTCTTTATGAGAATCGTCGCAACCTCGATGAAGCGAACTACATCGCGAACCTCGTGCGAACGCTCCTGCTGCAGGGCACGAAGCTCAGCCTGGGCATCGTGGCTTTTTCCGAAGCACAACAGACGGCGATTGAGGATGCACTGGAGCGCCTCGCTGGAGAGGATGCTGACTTCGCCACGCGGTTGGAGGCGGAATACAATCGCGAAGAGGAAGACCAGTTTGTCGGGCTGTTCGTGAAGAACCTGGAAAACGTACAGGGCGACGAACGTGACATCATCCTGCTGAGCATCTGCTATGGTTATGATGCGAATCATCGCATGTTGATGAACTTCGGTCCCATCAACCAGAAGGGTGGGGAGAAGCGGCTCAATGTGATCTTCTCCCGCGCGAAGCATCACATGGCGGTGGTGAGTAGCATCCGGCATGTGGACATCACCAACGACTGGAATGATGGAGCCTCCGCGCTCAAGAATTTCCTCAACTACGCCGAGCACACTTCGCGTGGTGAGCTGCGCCATGCACGCCAGGTGCTGGAGGGAGCGAACCCGCTCAACCGGCAATCCCTGCGAGCCTCTTCCTCGCAGGATGTGGTGGCCACACAACTGGCCGAAGCCTTGCGCGCACGCGGACATCAGGTCGATGTGCAGGTGGGACAATCACGTTTCCGCTGCGACCTTGCCGTGCGTGATGCCATCGAGGGGCACTACACCTTGGCGATCCAGATCGATACACCCGAGCACTATGCGAATACGGATGTGCAGGAGCGCAGCTTCACGCGGCCGGGCTTGCTGAAGGCCTTTGGTTGGAGCGTATTGCATGTGCTGACAAAGGACTGGTTTGAAGATGCGCCTCAGGTGCTCGCTCGCATCGAGCGAGCCTTGGGCGGTGAAGTGGAGGCGGTGGAGCTCGAAGAGGAGGCCCCGGTGGAAGTGGCTTCCGCGGAGCTTTTGCAAAGCGCCCAAACCAGCATCGAGCCATCGAGCATGCCGGCGGAGTCTGTTGCGGAGGGTGCGGCAGCAACTTCCCATGAAGCTCACGAACCCGCCCAAACGGCGACAGCAGCCAGCCAAGGCCAAAACGGAAGCGTAAGCCCCGTGCGCCGCTTCGAGCTGGTGAGCGGCGCCTCCAGCAAGTTCTGGGAGGTGAGTGTGGATGGCGCCACGCTGATCGTCCGCTTTGGCCGCATCGGCACGAATGGGCAGGAGCAACGCAAAGCTTTCCCTGACGAGGCCACCGCCCAGCGGCAGGAGGCCAAGCTCATCCTGGAGAAGACCAGCAAGGGCTATGTGGAGGTGAAATAA